A part of Candidatus Eremiobacteraceae bacterium genomic DNA contains:
- a CDS encoding YIP1 family protein, which yields MSIDQPQPEAVVPAESASGVTTYFGVLFSPGEAFETLGRVPMWGWACIFGMLISLVAAIVGLPATAHIAAVAQQTAISQAPADQQQAMRDGIGKFAPFMSATIIISVVFANWIIWLITALVVLAGAAIGRGVVKFGHAWALAVNLFAIPVLGSLVANVILRLQGPENITKQSDAYVLPSLAMLVHGDPKVTGFLYAFNVVNLWCYAVLAIALQKTMKMSALASWVTTIVFALLSALLAMRFAK from the coding sequence ATGTCTATCGATCAACCTCAGCCGGAGGCTGTAGTTCCGGCCGAGAGCGCAAGCGGCGTGACGACCTACTTCGGCGTGCTGTTCTCCCCCGGTGAGGCATTCGAGACACTAGGACGGGTCCCGATGTGGGGCTGGGCATGCATATTCGGCATGCTCATCTCACTTGTCGCGGCCATCGTGGGGCTGCCGGCCACGGCTCACATCGCCGCGGTCGCCCAACAGACGGCCATTTCACAGGCGCCGGCCGATCAGCAGCAAGCGATGCGCGATGGGATCGGCAAGTTCGCGCCTTTCATGTCGGCCACGATCATCATCAGCGTGGTCTTCGCCAATTGGATAATCTGGCTTATCACCGCTCTCGTCGTGCTGGCCGGCGCGGCGATCGGCCGCGGCGTCGTGAAATTCGGCCACGCCTGGGCCTTGGCGGTCAATCTATTCGCCATCCCTGTGCTGGGCTCGTTAGTCGCCAACGTCATACTGCGGCTGCAGGGTCCTGAGAATATCACGAAGCAGAGCGACGCATATGTGTTGCCGTCGCTTGCGATGCTCGTGCACGGCGATCCGAAAGTCACCGGTTTTCTCTACGCGTTCAACGTCGTCAACTTGTGGTGCTATGCGGTTCTCGCCATCGCCCTGCAGAAGACGATGAAGATGAGCGCGCTGGCGTCCTGGGTGACCACCATCGTCTTCGCGTTGCTTAGCGCGCTGTTGGCGATGAGATTCGCGAAGTGA
- a CDS encoding TolC family protein gives MILAGLVLAAAVGTLPSPQPMSLDQAVAFAMTHNAAVLAAKVSFAAAGATVAANRAAGLPNMNAQAQSVLNRQSTSNAGQFAQFGLSPSPNFSQSTTQLQAGQNIFDLTTTLQARDAQRAYDAARHNFRLAQETTKLDVETSFYGLAESAQLVALAHSDTAYQQSLVSIAQVNYSTGKVAGIDVLKARIGLTSSQESGASAEADEADAKENLAQLIGAPAMQQFAVPDTIPVPDPPAGDLASLTARALRDRPDVLAAFDSYSQALVERSLVDAPDRPVINLSGAWGNQVSPTNNVAILAACNNPGRPLGEPPCGLGPSHFYTVSLTSTWTLPLLDWGSKHAARSSASVAADEKLTAYDAAKQQALIDVDQAFRRLSVDRQNLALATDNDKLAKQSADVSKVQYRTGLISQIDVTAAEQTYLQTAKDLLTAQVGYVLSVEKLKLAIGAL, from the coding sequence ATGATCCTTGCCGGACTCGTTCTCGCTGCTGCCGTCGGCACGTTGCCGTCACCGCAGCCGATGTCGCTCGACCAAGCCGTCGCATTCGCCATGACGCACAATGCGGCGGTGCTCGCGGCGAAAGTTTCATTCGCTGCGGCCGGTGCGACGGTCGCGGCGAACCGGGCGGCCGGCTTGCCGAACATGAACGCTCAGGCTCAATCGGTGTTGAACCGCCAGAGCACGAGCAACGCCGGCCAATTCGCCCAGTTCGGCCTTTCGCCAAGTCCCAACTTCTCGCAGAGCACCACCCAATTGCAGGCCGGTCAGAACATCTTCGATCTCACCACGACTTTGCAGGCGCGTGATGCGCAGCGCGCGTACGACGCGGCGCGCCACAATTTCCGGCTTGCCCAAGAGACCACCAAGCTCGATGTAGAGACTTCATTCTACGGACTCGCGGAATCCGCACAACTCGTCGCGCTCGCCCACTCGGATACCGCGTATCAGCAATCGCTCGTCAGCATCGCGCAAGTGAACTATAGCACCGGTAAGGTCGCCGGCATCGACGTGCTCAAAGCCCGCATCGGGCTCACCTCGAGCCAAGAGAGCGGCGCATCGGCCGAAGCGGATGAAGCGGACGCGAAAGAAAATCTAGCGCAGCTCATCGGGGCGCCGGCGATGCAACAATTCGCGGTGCCCGACACTATCCCGGTGCCCGATCCGCCGGCCGGCGATCTAGCCAGTCTCACGGCCCGAGCACTGCGCGACCGGCCCGATGTGCTCGCCGCCTTCGACAGCTATAGTCAGGCGCTCGTCGAACGTTCGCTCGTCGATGCGCCGGACAGGCCGGTCATCAATCTGAGCGGTGCCTGGGGCAACCAAGTTTCGCCGACGAACAACGTCGCCATCCTCGCGGCGTGCAACAATCCGGGCCGGCCGCTCGGCGAACCGCCGTGCGGCCTGGGGCCGTCGCACTTCTACACCGTTTCGCTGACGTCGACGTGGACACTGCCGTTGCTCGATTGGGGCAGCAAACATGCGGCGCGCTCGAGCGCGTCCGTCGCAGCGGACGAAAAGTTGACGGCATACGATGCCGCAAAACAACAGGCGCTGATCGACGTCGATCAAGCCTTCCGGCGGCTATCGGTCGACCGGCAAAACCTCGCTCTCGCGACGGATAACGATAAGCTCGCAAAACAGAGCGCCGACGTTTCGAAGGTCCAGTACCGCACGGGATTGATCAGTCAGATCGACGTCACCGCAGCCGAACAGACCTATCTTCAGACCGCGAAAGATCTGCTCACCGCACAAGTGGGCTACGTATTGTCGGTCGAGAAGCTCAAACTCGCGATCGGCGCGCTGTGA
- a CDS encoding efflux RND transporter periplasmic adaptor subunit, whose product MKQPRPKWMVPAIVVAAVIVVIIIGVVSRHGVDAIPVTTITVAPADMVVKLPENGVVDLPQTATIAAQSNGTVVEVVAHEGQRARGGDLLMRLDDRQAAAKVSADQAQAASAQATLDKAQQTAQIAGDTSIQTIAGAEQTLLAAQARLQGDINSKKEGQLSGAVAGASAFGVSGESQLIQQEQQLQAATSNLQTARETYSSDQALFKIDALPRQTLDRDQVALEQAQSAAGAAQRQYDLVKRQLTDNAAEFNNTIEADRRAVESAEAGVRQARVQARDDKTVDVRSAQAGLDSANAQMAIDQAQLDATHVRAPFDGVVQSIGTVQSSLGSGLVQLAIGDAVVPGQTLFTFAGTGPMVVKAQVDEQDIINVALGQHAFITGQDFPDRTLVGTVTRIAPVVVAQSQAGNAAKNVETTIALAQAYSFLRDGMSCDVDLVTGKAQHALTVPLSAVVDDGTKHHVFVIKGGVAHKTMVTEGIKNDTDVVIVSGLSKGDVVATTGVKDLKDGAKVQGTAASPTPSAGS is encoded by the coding sequence ATGAAGCAGCCTAGACCCAAATGGATGGTGCCGGCGATCGTCGTCGCGGCGGTGATCGTCGTCATCATCATCGGAGTCGTCTCACGTCATGGCGTGGATGCGATTCCGGTGACGACGATAACCGTCGCGCCCGCGGACATGGTGGTGAAGTTGCCGGAGAACGGCGTCGTGGATCTGCCGCAGACGGCGACGATCGCCGCGCAAAGCAACGGCACGGTCGTGGAAGTCGTGGCGCACGAGGGCCAGCGAGCGCGGGGCGGCGATCTGCTCATGCGATTGGACGACCGGCAAGCTGCGGCCAAGGTCTCCGCCGACCAAGCGCAAGCGGCCTCGGCGCAAGCGACGCTCGACAAAGCGCAGCAAACCGCTCAGATCGCCGGCGATACGAGCATTCAAACGATCGCCGGCGCCGAGCAGACGCTGCTCGCCGCCCAAGCACGTCTACAGGGCGACATCAACAGCAAAAAAGAAGGCCAATTGTCGGGCGCGGTGGCCGGCGCTTCCGCTTTCGGCGTGAGCGGCGAATCGCAGCTGATCCAGCAAGAACAACAGCTCCAGGCCGCGACGTCGAATCTTCAAACCGCGCGCGAAACGTATTCGTCCGATCAAGCGCTCTTCAAGATCGACGCGCTGCCTCGTCAGACTCTCGACCGGGATCAAGTCGCGTTAGAACAGGCACAGTCCGCCGCGGGTGCTGCGCAGCGCCAGTACGACCTTGTGAAGCGACAGCTCACCGACAATGCCGCAGAATTCAACAACACGATCGAGGCCGACCGGCGCGCAGTGGAAAGCGCCGAGGCCGGCGTGCGGCAAGCACGCGTGCAGGCGCGCGACGACAAGACCGTCGACGTGCGCTCCGCGCAGGCCGGGCTCGATTCCGCGAACGCGCAGATGGCCATCGACCAGGCGCAACTCGACGCGACGCACGTACGCGCGCCGTTCGACGGCGTCGTGCAGTCGATCGGCACGGTGCAATCGTCGCTCGGCAGCGGACTCGTGCAGTTGGCCATCGGCGACGCGGTGGTTCCCGGTCAGACGCTCTTCACATTCGCGGGAACGGGACCGATGGTCGTGAAGGCGCAAGTCGACGAGCAGGACATCATCAACGTCGCGCTCGGCCAGCATGCATTCATCACCGGGCAAGACTTCCCCGACCGCACGCTCGTGGGCACCGTGACGAGGATCGCCCCGGTCGTCGTGGCCCAAAGCCAGGCCGGCAACGCGGCGAAGAACGTCGAGACCACGATCGCCCTCGCGCAAGCCTACTCGTTTTTGCGCGACGGCATGTCCTGCGACGTCGATCTCGTCACCGGCAAGGCACAGCACGCGTTGACGGTGCCGCTGAGCGCGGTCGTGGACGACGGCACGAAGCATCACGTCTTCGTAATCAAGGGCGGCGTCGCGCACAAGACGATGGTGACCGAAGGCATCAAGAACGACACCGACGTCGTGATCGTCAGCGGACTGTCAAAGGGTGATGTCGTCGCCACGACCGGCGTCAAGGATCTTAAGGATGGCGCGAAGGTCCAGGGCACTGCCGCGTCACCCACACCTTCGGCCGGAAGTTGA
- a CDS encoding DUF1648 domain-containing protein codes for MTTQVLIGVLCEVAGFASMVLLVGLTVQTYALLPERIATHFGFRGQPNGWGPRGVALVFPIISVIMFGTLTILNPVVGLGTAMIGPGAARNPIFSTLIVAGILVLTAAVGRAMIAYNLGQTHGLGSPPFFVALTFAALAFALAFYFEALAHP; via the coding sequence ATGACCACCCAAGTTCTGATCGGCGTGCTGTGCGAGGTCGCCGGATTTGCGTCCATGGTCCTGCTTGTCGGCTTGACGGTGCAGACGTACGCGCTCCTTCCCGAAAGGATCGCCACGCATTTCGGCTTTCGGGGTCAACCGAACGGTTGGGGGCCGCGTGGAGTCGCGCTCGTGTTCCCCATAATCAGCGTGATCATGTTCGGCACTTTGACGATCCTAAATCCGGTCGTAGGTCTCGGCACCGCGATGATCGGACCAGGGGCTGCGCGTAATCCGATCTTCAGCACGTTGATCGTTGCCGGTATCCTCGTGCTCACTGCAGCCGTCGGCCGGGCGATGATCGCTTACAACCTCGGACAAACTCATGGTTTGGGCTCCCCGCCCTTCTTTGTTGCGCTGACGTTTGCCGCGTTGGCCTTCGCGCTGGCCTTCTATTTCGAGGCACTCGCGCACCCGTGA